Proteins encoded in a region of the Panthera uncia isolate 11264 chromosome B2 unlocalized genomic scaffold, Puncia_PCG_1.0 HiC_scaffold_24, whole genome shotgun sequence genome:
- the CALHM5 gene encoding calcium homeostasis modulator protein 5, which translates to MDAFQGILKFFLNQKTVIGYSFMALLTVGSERLFSLVAFKCPCSTENVVYGLVFLFAPAWVLLILGFFLNSKAMRLFTGCCVNPRKIFPKGHSCHFFYVLGQITLNSLVAPMMWLSVALLNGTFYECAMSGTKSSRLLGLICKGKPQECWDELYKVSCGKTSMAPTDNEELKLSLQAQSQILGWCLICSASFFSLLTTCYARCRSKVSHLQLSFWKTYAQKEKEQLENTFLEYANKLSERNLKCFFENKRPDAFPMPTFAAWEAASELHSFHQSRQHYSTLHKVVEDGLEHSPEDDETTLVLVGTAHSV; encoded by the exons ATGGATGCTTTTCAGgggattttaaaattcttcctcaaCCAGAAAACTGTTATTGGCTACAGCTTCATGGCTCTGCTGACCGTGGGGAGCGAGCGTCTCTTTTCACTGGTGGCTTTTAAGTGTCCCTGCAGCACTGAGAATGTGGTCTATGGGCTGGTTTTCCTGTTTGCTCCTGCTTGGGTGTTACTGATCCTGGGATTCTTTCTGAACAGCAAGGCGATGAGGCTCTTCACCGGCTGCTGTGTGAATCCCAGGAAAATCTTCCCCAAAGGTCACAGCTGCCACTTTTTCTATGTCCTCGGCCAGATCACTCTGAATTCATTGGTGGCTCCAATGATGTGGCTTTCTGTGGCTCTGCTCAATGGGACTTTTTATGAATGTGCCATGAGCGGGACCAAAAGTTCAAGACTCCTGGGACTGATTTGCAAGGGCAAGCCCCAGGAATGCTGGGATGAACTTTACAAAGTGTCTTGTGGCAAAACCAGCATGGCCCCCACGGACAATGAAGAACTGAAACTGTCCCTGCAAGCCCAGTCTCAG attCTAGGATGGTGCCTGATTTGTTCAGcgtctttcttctctctgctcaccACTTGCTATGCTCGCTGCCGATCTAAAGTCAGCCACCTGCAGCTGAGTTTTTGGAAGACGTATGCACAAAAGGAGAAGGAGCAGTTGGAGAATACATTCCTGGAGTATGCCAACAAGCTGAGTGAGCGAAACCTGAAGTGCTTTTTTGAAAACAAGAGGCCAGATGCCTTCCCCATGCCCACCTTTGCGGCCTGGGAGGCTGCCTCAGAGCTGCATTCTTTCCACCAAAGTCGGCAACACTACAGCACTCTGCATAAGGTGGTGGAGGATGGTCTGGAACATAGCCCTGAGGACGATGAGACCACACTGGTACTTGTGGGTACTGCGCACAGCGTGTAG